The proteins below come from a single Cricetulus griseus strain 17A/GY chromosome 6, alternate assembly CriGri-PICRH-1.0, whole genome shotgun sequence genomic window:
- the LOC118239104 gene encoding uncharacterized protein LOC118239104 → MPKTHGGPCAQPKAAEHEDPVRSLGIKSLAEKLRRHQGWGVPLITKYQVSETKTQYTGLPSQDQSAPLFEKSQPLELADHHRGGPSQALIPWTRNPELAGKPFTVSKMGTLDRLQPYLTTTVRDFSRKELPGYPDQETMTCWKWKSQASCHLELHGGQLKGRLARARPAPPAVPYRGALPLTQESYGPPAHPLRRLDRFCPLVAPWRCPHPKPVPGIYSVPKAYCTENSRYGSARAELV, encoded by the exons ATGCCCAAGACACACGGTGGGCCCTGTGCTCAGCCCAAGGCAGCAGAGCATGAGGACCCTGTACGGTCACTAGGGATCAAATCTTTGGCAGAGAAG CTAAGAAGACACCAGGGCTGGGGTGTCCCCCTAATCACAAAATACCAGGTCAGCGAGACAAAGACACAGTACACGGGCTTGCCAAGTCAGGACCAGAGTGCGCCTCTTTTTGAGAAGTCCCAACCCCTGGAGCTCGCCGACCACCACCGCGGGGGCCCTTCCCAG GCCCTAATCCCCTGGACGAGAAACCCAGAGCTGGCTGGCAAGCCCTTTACAGTGAGCAAGATGGGCACCTTGGACCGCCTCCAGCCCTATCTGACCACCACTGTACGTGACTTCTCCAG GAAGGAGTTGCCTGGATACCCTGATCAAGAAACAATGACTTGCTGGAAATGGAAGTCACAGGCCTCCTGCCATCTTGAGCTGCATGGCGGTCAACTGAAAGGGCGCCTAGCCCGTGCACGCCCAGCGCCACCAGCTGTGCCATACCGGGGTGCCCTGCCTCTGACCCAAGAATCTTATGGACCCCCAGCGCACCCACTCCGCAGGCTGGATCGCTTTTGCCCACTAGTGGCACCCTGGAGATGCCCCCACCCAAAGCCAGTGCCTGGTATCTACAGCGTGCCCAAGGCCTACTGCACTGAAAACTCCCGCTATGGGAGTGCCAGGGCAGAGCTGGTGTGA
- the Ruvbl2 gene encoding ruvB-like 2 isoform X2: protein MATVAATTKVPEIRDVTRIERIGAHSHIRGLGLDDALEPRQASQGMVGQLAARRAAGVVLEMIREGKIAGRAVLIAGQPGTGKTAIAMGMAQALGPDTPFTAIAGSEIFSLEMSKTEALTQAFRRSIGVRIKEETEIIEGEVVEIQIDRPATGTGSKVGKLTLKTTEMETIYDLGTKMIESLTKDKVQAGDVITIDKATGKISKLGRSFTRARDYDAMGSQTKFVQCPDGELQKRKEVVHTVSLHEIDVINSRTQGFLALFSGDTGEIKSEVREQINAKVAEWREEGKAEIIPGVLFIDEVHMLDIESFSFLNRALESDMAPVLIMATNRGITRIRGTSYQSPHGIPIDLLDRLLIVSTSPYSEKDTKQILRIRCEEEDVEMSEDAYTVLTRIGLETSLRYAIQLITAASLVCRKRKGTEVQVDDIKRVYSLFLDESRSTQYMKEYQDAFLFNELKGETMDTS, encoded by the exons ATGGCAACTGTG GCTGCCACCACAAAAGTCCCTGAGATACGGGATGTGACAAGAATCGAGCGAATTG GTGCTCACTCCCACATCCGGGGTCTGGGACTGGATGATGCCTTGGAACCAAGACAG GCTTCCCAGGGCATGGTGGGGCAGCTTGCTGCCCGGCGTGCAGCCGGCGTGGTGCTGGAGATGATCCGAGAAGGGAAGATTGCAGGGCGGGCCGTCCTCATTGCTGGACAGCCAGGCACTGGGAAGACCGCCATTGCCATGG GCATGGCTCAGGCACTGGGCCCCGACACACCCTTTACAGCCATCGCAGGCAGTGAGATCTTTTCTCTGGAGATGAGCAAGACTGAGGCTCTGACTCAAGCCTTCCGCCGTTCCATCGGTGTCCGTATCAA GGAGGAGACAGAGATCATTGAAGGCGAGGTGGTGGAGATCCAGATCGACCGGCCAGCCACAGGCACG GGATCTAAGGTGGGCAAACTGACCCTCAAGACTACGGAGATGGAGACCATCTATGACCTGGGCACCAAGATGATCGAGTCTCTGACCAAGGACAAGGTCCAGGCCGG GGACGTGATCACTATTGATAAGGCCACTGGCAAGATTTCCAAGCTGGGCCGCTCCTTCACACGCGCTCGCGACTATGATGCCATGGGCTCCCAG ACCAAGTTTGTGCAGTGCCCAGACGGGGAGCTGCAGAAACGCAAGGAGGTGGTGCACACTGTGTCCCTCCATGAGATTGACGTCATCAACTCCCGCACTCAGGGCTTCCTGGCCCtcttctcag GAGACACAGGGGAGATCAAGTCAGAAGTCCGAGAACAGATCAATGCCAAAGTGGctgagtggagggaggagggcaaGGCGGAGATCATCCCTGGG GTGCTGTTCATCGATGAGGTCCACATGCTAGATATTGAGAGTTTCTCCTTCCTCAACCGGGCCCTGGAGAGTGACATGGCCCCAGTCCTCATCATGGCCACCAACCGAGGCATCACCCG GATCCGAGGCACCAGCTACCAAAGTCCCCATGGCATCCCCATTGACCTTCTAGACCGCTTGCTCATTGTGTCAACATCACCCTACAGTGAGAAGGACACCAAGCAGATTCTACGCATCCG CTGTGAGGAGGAAGATGTGGAGATGAGTGAGGACGCCTACACAGTGCTGACCCGCATTGGGCTAGAGACCTCCCTGCGCTATGCCATCCAGCTCATCACAGCAGCCAGTCTGGTGTGCCGGAAACGAAAG GGCACAGAGGTGCAGGTAGACGACATCAAACGAGTATACTCCCTCTTCCTGGACGAATCCCGCTCCACGCAGTACATGAAGGAATACCAAGATGCCTTCCTCTTCAACGAgctca AAGGCGAAACAATGGATACCTCCTGA
- the Lhb gene encoding lutropin subunit beta precursor: MERLQGLLLWLLLSPSVVWASRAPLRPLCRPVNATLAAENEVCPVCITFTTSICAGYCPSMVRVLPAALPPVPQPVCTYRELHFASVRLPGCPPGVDPMVSFPVALSCRCGPCRLSSSDCGGPRAQPLACDLPHLPGLLFL, encoded by the exons ATGGAGAGGCTCCAG GGGCTGTTGCTATGGCTGCTGCTGAGCCCCAGTGTGGTGTGGGCTTCCAGGGCCCCCCTACGGCCACTGTGCCGGCCTGTCAACGCAACCCTGGCTGCAGAGAATGAAGTCTGCCCAGTCTGCATCACCTTCACCACCAGCATCTGTGCCGGCTACTGTCCTAGTATG GTCCGAGTATTGCCGGCTGCCCTGCCTCCTGTGCCCCAGCCCGTGTGCACATACCGTGAGCTACACTTCGCATCTGTCCGCCTCCCTGGCTGCCCACCTGGGGTGGACCCCATGGTCTCCTTCCCTGTGGCCCTCAGCTGCCGTTGTGGACCCTGCCGTCTCAGTAGCTCTGACTGTGGGGGTCCCAGGGCTCAACCATTGGCCTGTgacctcccccacctccctggcctcctcttcctgtga